One Prevotella intermedia ATCC 25611 = DSM 20706 DNA window includes the following coding sequences:
- the dnaK gene encoding molecular chaperone DnaK — translation MGKIIGIDLGTTNSCVSVFEGNEPVVIANSEGKRTTPSIVGFVEGGERKIGDPAKRQAITNPQKTVYSIKRFMGETYAQCAKEAERVPFKVVDEGGYPRVQIDDRKYTPQEISAMVLQKMKKTAEDYLGQEVTDAVITVPAYFSDSQRQATKEAGQIAGLNVQRIVNEPTAAALAYGIDKANKDMKIAVFDLGGGTFDISILEFGGGVFEVLSTNGDTHLGGDDFDQVIIDWLSSEFKAAEGIDLSKDPMAMQRLKEAAEKAKIELSSTTSTEINLPYITAEGGVPKHLVKTLTRAQFEQLAHSLIQACLVPCQSAIRDAKLSTSDIDEVILVGGSSRIPAVQTLVKNYFGKEPSKGVNPDEVVAIGAAIQGAILNKESGVGDIVLLDVTPLTLGIETMGGVMTKLIDANSTIPCKKSEVFSTAADNQTEVTIHVLQGERPMAAQNKSIGQFNLTGIAPARRGEPQIEVTFDIDANGILSVSAKDKATGKEQSIRIEASSGLSDEEINRMKAEAEQNAAADKAEREKIDKLNQADSMIFTTENFLKDNGDKIPADQKPAIESALQQLKDAHKAADIAAIDTATNNLNTVMQAASQQMYQGAGAQPGADAGQQAQQEQPKQDETIQDADFEEVK, via the coding sequence ATGGGAAAGATTATTGGAATTGACTTAGGCACAACAAACTCTTGTGTTTCAGTATTTGAAGGCAACGAGCCTGTTGTAATTGCAAATAGCGAAGGTAAGCGCACAACGCCTTCTATCGTAGGTTTTGTTGAAGGTGGCGAACGCAAGATTGGCGACCCAGCAAAGCGTCAGGCAATCACAAACCCTCAGAAGACCGTTTACTCTATCAAGCGCTTTATGGGCGAGACCTACGCACAATGTGCCAAGGAAGCCGAGAGAGTTCCTTTTAAGGTTGTCGACGAAGGTGGCTATCCACGCGTGCAGATTGACGACCGCAAATACACTCCGCAGGAAATCTCTGCAATGGTGCTTCAGAAGATGAAGAAGACCGCTGAAGACTATCTTGGACAAGAGGTAACAGATGCAGTTATTACTGTTCCTGCTTACTTCTCTGACTCACAGCGTCAGGCTACAAAGGAAGCAGGTCAGATTGCAGGCTTGAACGTTCAGCGTATCGTGAACGAGCCAACGGCAGCAGCATTGGCTTATGGTATCGACAAGGCAAACAAGGATATGAAGATTGCCGTGTTCGACCTTGGTGGTGGTACGTTCGATATTTCTATCCTTGAGTTTGGTGGCGGTGTTTTCGAAGTGTTGTCTACAAACGGTGATACCCACTTGGGTGGTGACGACTTCGACCAAGTTATCATCGACTGGTTGTCAAGTGAGTTCAAGGCTGCCGAAGGTATCGACCTTAGCAAAGACCCAATGGCTATGCAACGTTTGAAGGAAGCTGCCGAAAAGGCGAAGATAGAACTGTCAAGCACTACTTCTACCGAAATCAACCTTCCTTACATCACAGCCGAAGGTGGCGTGCCAAAGCACTTGGTGAAGACATTGACACGTGCGCAGTTCGAACAGTTGGCACACAGCCTTATTCAGGCTTGTCTCGTACCTTGCCAGAGCGCAATCCGCGACGCGAAGCTCTCTACATCAGACATCGACGAAGTAATCCTCGTAGGTGGTTCAAGCCGTATTCCAGCCGTTCAGACATTGGTGAAGAACTACTTCGGCAAAGAGCCTTCAAAGGGTGTGAACCCCGACGAAGTGGTAGCCATCGGTGCTGCTATTCAGGGTGCAATCCTTAACAAGGAAAGCGGTGTGGGCGACATTGTATTGCTCGACGTTACTCCGCTGACACTCGGTATCGAAACAATGGGTGGCGTAATGACAAAGCTCATCGATGCCAACTCAACCATTCCTTGCAAGAAGAGCGAAGTATTCTCGACAGCTGCCGACAACCAAACCGAAGTTACTATCCACGTGCTGCAAGGCGAACGCCCAATGGCAGCGCAGAACAAGAGCATCGGTCAGTTCAACCTCACAGGCATAGCTCCCGCCCGTCGTGGAGAGCCACAGATTGAAGTAACATTCGACATCGACGCCAACGGTATCCTAAGCGTATCGGCAAAGGACAAGGCTACAGGCAAGGAGCAAAGCATACGCATCGAGGCATCAAGCGGTTTGAGCGACGAAGAAATCAACCGAATGAAGGCAGAGGCAGAGCAGAACGCAGCAGCCGACAAGGCAGAACGCGAGAAGATAGACAAGCTCAACCAAGCCGACTCAATGATATTCACCACCGAGAACTTCTTGAAGGACAACGGCGACAAGATACCAGCCGACCAAAAGCCTGCTATCGAGTCAGCCCTACAGCAACTCAAGGACGCTCACAAGGCAGCCGACATTGCAGCCATCGACACGGCTACCAACAACCTCAACACCGTAATGCAGGCAGCCAGCCAACAAATGTATCAAGGTGCAGGTGCACAGCCTGGCGCAGATGCAGGTCAGCAGGCACAGCAAGAGCAGCCAAAGCAGGACGAAACAATTCAAGACGCAGATTTTGAGGAAGTAAAATAA
- the cls gene encoding cardiolipin synthase, with amino-acid sequence MIYIHWIVLVAYTVIAIVAMITVLLEHRQPAKTIAWVLVLSFLPLVGIVLYFFFGRRTRKNRHIWEKSLNQLTKRSMIEFAEQKQLELPEEHKELIQLFVNQNFALPFKNNETDVYVSGYEFFPALLAEISKATHHIHIVSYIIDDDPLGRLLRDALIDKARKGIEVRLLFDDVGSWKTPNRFFEQMREEGIEVHPFMPVRFPAFTGKVNYRNHRKIIVIDGKVGFIGGMNLAQRYVKGHKGIMWRDTHVKISGAAVYGLQRAFLVDWFHADRTLITDRKYYPDTTITPNNNLIQIVTSSPTNVWEELEQGYIKILLSAKRYVYMETPYFLPTEPIFFAMRTAALSGVDVRLMVSLKTDSKLVQMASRSYLTQTIQAGVKVICYEEGFNHTKLLVADDNVATIGSANIDFRSFENNFEANAFFYDKSMAQRIKDIFLTDETKCVPLEKIKEINHKSFIYRLWESIVRLLSPLL; translated from the coding sequence ATGATTTACATACACTGGATAGTTCTTGTAGCCTATACCGTGATTGCCATTGTGGCAATGATTACGGTGCTGTTGGAACATCGTCAGCCTGCCAAGACCATTGCGTGGGTGTTGGTACTGTCGTTCTTGCCGTTGGTGGGAATTGTTCTTTACTTCTTTTTCGGCCGTCGCACACGCAAGAACCGACACATTTGGGAAAAGAGTTTAAACCAACTGACAAAGCGTTCGATGATTGAATTTGCGGAACAGAAGCAGTTGGAACTGCCCGAAGAGCACAAAGAGCTGATACAGCTCTTTGTGAATCAGAACTTCGCCCTGCCGTTCAAGAACAACGAAACCGATGTCTACGTGTCGGGGTATGAGTTTTTTCCTGCACTCTTGGCTGAGATAAGCAAAGCCACACACCATATCCACATTGTTTCTTACATCATAGACGACGACCCATTGGGGCGTTTGCTGCGCGATGCGCTTATCGACAAAGCACGCAAGGGAATAGAAGTGCGCTTGCTGTTCGACGATGTAGGCTCGTGGAAGACACCCAACCGCTTTTTTGAACAGATGCGTGAAGAAGGTATCGAGGTACACCCCTTTATGCCTGTACGCTTTCCTGCCTTTACAGGCAAGGTGAACTATCGCAACCATCGGAAGATTATCGTCATCGATGGAAAGGTTGGTTTTATTGGCGGAATGAATTTGGCACAACGCTATGTGAAAGGTCATAAGGGCATTATGTGGCGCGACACCCACGTAAAGATAAGCGGTGCTGCGGTGTATGGGCTGCAACGTGCTTTCCTCGTAGACTGGTTCCACGCCGACCGCACGCTGATAACCGACCGAAAGTATTATCCTGACACGACCATAACGCCCAACAACAACTTGATACAGATTGTTACGAGCAGTCCCACCAACGTTTGGGAAGAATTGGAACAAGGCTATATCAAGATTTTGCTAAGCGCAAAGCGATACGTTTATATGGAAACTCCCTACTTCTTGCCTACCGAGCCTATCTTCTTTGCAATGCGCACAGCGGCTTTGTCGGGCGTAGACGTTCGGCTGATGGTATCGTTAAAGACGGATTCAAAGTTGGTTCAGATGGCTTCTCGCTCTTATCTTACACAAACCATACAAGCTGGTGTAAAGGTGATATGCTATGAAGAAGGGTTCAATCACACCAAATTGCTTGTTGCTGATGACAATGTTGCAACGATAGGTTCGGCGAATATAGACTTCCGTAGCTTTGAAAACAACTTTGAAGCCAACGCCTTCTTCTACGACAAATCAATGGCACAACGCATAAAAGACATTTTCCTGACCGACGAAACAAAGTGTGTTCCGTTAGAAAAGATAAAAGAAATAAACCACAAATCGTTTATTTACAGACTGTGGGAATCGATTGTGCGCTTGCTGAGTCCGCTGCTATAA
- a CDS encoding alpha/beta hydrolase: MNKILSKNLTRYLCLTVAVLLSVSVTAQKDFSSIRTGVNVADAKIIESGVKSFKEIEGKLPRRANSFDDDNPDHHATTGWGLNYEYYRYTYPSINTKGEPVTLTALAAMPTNYKVLINNIILGCHITITDNKSTPSEYIKSGDWKSDVGMLVMHARSKSASELAYNCLVILPDYQGYGITQNEAHPYLAQEVTARQSVDALRYGIELYKSSKKGRAKLRNDWKTICVGYSQGGSVAMASHKFIETNFLDKDLQLGGSVCGDGPYDPIATLKFYITEDKIYMPVALPLIIKGMLDYNPYMGRHNIKDYFNEKFLNTGILDWIEKKEKDTQVIQNELKKIYNFQKDAKGEYIKVSEIFTPEAFAFMSKKVKGEETEKNPKFDDLYTASTVNNLTQGWKPKYPIYLFHSKADEVVPLSNAESAYQKMRTDDNPDIIKYTYVDEGGHVKSGQTFYFAVWSKCYEQQGVEAIAGGEEAWKKFKP, from the coding sequence ATGAACAAAATTTTATCAAAGAACCTTACGCGCTATCTGTGTCTGACAGTAGCCGTTCTTCTTTCTGTTTCAGTTACTGCGCAGAAAGACTTTTCCTCTATTCGCACCGGCGTAAATGTCGCAGATGCAAAGATTATCGAGAGTGGAGTCAAATCTTTCAAAGAGATAGAAGGAAAACTTCCAAGACGAGCAAACAGCTTTGATGACGACAACCCAGACCATCACGCAACAACAGGTTGGGGCTTGAATTATGAATATTACAGATACACCTACCCCAGCATCAACACCAAAGGCGAGCCTGTAACCCTGACAGCCTTGGCAGCAATGCCAACCAATTATAAAGTTCTTATCAACAACATTATTTTAGGTTGCCATATTACGATAACCGATAATAAGAGTACGCCTTCAGAATACATAAAGAGCGGAGATTGGAAAAGCGATGTGGGTATGTTAGTTATGCACGCAAGAAGCAAGAGTGCTTCGGAGCTGGCATACAACTGCTTAGTGATATTGCCAGACTATCAAGGGTACGGAATAACACAAAACGAAGCTCACCCTTACTTAGCACAGGAAGTAACAGCCCGACAGAGTGTCGATGCGCTACGCTATGGCATTGAGCTATATAAAAGCAGCAAGAAAGGACGTGCTAAACTCAGAAATGATTGGAAAACCATCTGTGTGGGATATTCTCAAGGAGGTTCGGTAGCTATGGCTTCTCATAAGTTTATAGAAACCAACTTTCTCGACAAGGACCTCCAGTTGGGTGGCTCGGTATGCGGAGATGGTCCGTACGACCCTATCGCCACGCTGAAATTCTATATCACCGAGGATAAAATATACATGCCTGTAGCCCTTCCCCTTATTATAAAAGGTATGCTCGACTACAATCCTTACATGGGAAGGCACAACATAAAAGATTACTTCAATGAGAAGTTTCTTAACACAGGAATCCTCGATTGGATAGAGAAGAAAGAAAAAGATACTCAGGTTATACAAAATGAACTAAAGAAAATATATAACTTCCAAAAAGATGCAAAGGGAGAATATATAAAGGTATCTGAAATATTCACTCCCGAAGCATTTGCCTTTATGTCTAAGAAGGTGAAAGGAGAGGAAACGGAAAAGAATCCTAAATTTGACGACCTATACACAGCCTCAACCGTTAACAATCTTACACAAGGTTGGAAGCCCAAGTACCCCATCTATCTTTTCCATTCAAAGGCTGACGAGGTTGTGCCTTTGAGCAATGCGGAAAGTGCCTACCAGAAAATGAGAACCGATGACAATCCAGACATTATCAAATACACCTATGTAGATGAAGGCGGACACGTGAAAAGTGGACAGACTTTCTACTTTGCAGTGTGGAGTAAATGTTACGAGCAACAAGGCGTAGAAGCCATTGCAGGTGGCGAGGAAGCCTGGAAGAAGTTCAAACCATAA
- a CDS encoding DUF6078 family protein yields MTLEEYNQLDSDFAHCAGTHCKKTDKCLRHTAYKMLAGNGNETYTMVNPAVIKGAQPCPFFESDRKERFAWGISSIYNNVRAADLRRARHEVMACFGSEVYYKVKQQRRAITEEEQEMVRLSFTEMGYDGSAIEFDRYEEQYSALMRLARYK; encoded by the coding sequence ATGACCCTTGAAGAATACAACCAATTAGACTCCGACTTTGCGCACTGCGCAGGCACCCATTGCAAGAAAACTGACAAATGCCTGCGCCACACTGCCTACAAGATGCTGGCAGGGAATGGGAATGAAACCTATACGATGGTGAACCCTGCCGTGATAAAGGGCGCACAGCCCTGCCCGTTCTTCGAGTCCGATCGCAAGGAACGCTTTGCGTGGGGCATATCGAGCATCTACAACAACGTGAGGGCGGCTGACTTGCGCCGTGCCCGACACGAAGTAATGGCGTGCTTCGGCTCGGAAGTCTACTACAAGGTGAAGCAGCAACGACGTGCCATCACGGAGGAAGAGCAGGAAATGGTTCGCCTCTCGTTTACTGAAATGGGCTACGACGGCAGTGCCATCGAGTTCGACCGCTATGAAGAACAATACTCCGCACTGATGCGGTTGGCAAGATACAAGTAG
- the dnaG gene encoding DNA primase, which produces MIDRPTVDRILEATNIVDVISEYVSLRKAGTSYKGLCPFHDDRTPSFSVSPAKGVYKCFSCGEAGNAVNFIMKHDQMTYPEALKVLAKKYGIEVKERELTTEEKQLENERESMFLVNEWAAKHFSDILHNHVDGKAIGLQYFRSRGFRDDIIEKFQLGFCLIGKQDFANAALKAGYKAEYLVKTGLCFERDNGELLDRFNGRVIFPWLNVSGKVIAFGGRLLDSRTKGISQKYVNSPGSEIYQKDHALYGIYQAKKAIAKFDLVYMVEGYTDVVSMHQCGIENVVANSGTALSVFQIKLLRRFTSNIVLLYDGDEAGQHAALRGTDMLLSEGMNVKVLLLPDGKDPDELARNLTAEAFRKYIEENQTDFIVFKINVLLKGVTDPVKRSEAINSIVQSIAVIKDPILRDTYLRECAHRTGMKENTLIAQMNRFIYNDKEQQRKEQVREAEQSASEQQVLRPATPMQQASKVETMLVQAIVKDGEKIIIRDVQDDETGERISLNVAQYIAYDLGLDNLSFSNPLSVQILTEAIEHSGEEGFKAEEYFTHHSDILVSTLAVKLSVDRFQLSESMQMKEREVDLRDRIMHLILDYRMDYVEQHLKELQASLSTESDLNKTMEIMGEIKKMQDMRNVLARKLGNDIVV; this is translated from the coding sequence ATGATAGATAGACCAACGGTAGACAGAATATTGGAAGCCACAAACATTGTGGACGTTATTTCGGAATATGTTTCGCTGCGAAAGGCTGGCACAAGCTATAAAGGACTGTGCCCATTCCACGACGACCGTACTCCGTCGTTTTCGGTTAGTCCTGCGAAAGGGGTCTACAAGTGTTTCTCGTGTGGCGAAGCGGGCAATGCCGTAAACTTCATTATGAAGCACGACCAAATGACTTATCCCGAAGCTCTGAAGGTCTTGGCAAAGAAATATGGCATTGAAGTGAAGGAACGTGAGCTTACCACGGAGGAGAAACAACTTGAGAACGAACGCGAGTCGATGTTTCTTGTGAACGAATGGGCAGCAAAACACTTCAGCGACATACTGCACAACCACGTAGACGGAAAGGCTATTGGCTTGCAATACTTCCGCAGCCGTGGTTTCAGAGACGATATTATAGAGAAGTTCCAATTGGGTTTTTGCCTTATAGGGAAGCAGGATTTTGCCAATGCTGCACTGAAAGCGGGCTACAAGGCAGAATATCTTGTAAAGACGGGGCTTTGCTTTGAGCGTGATAATGGCGAACTCTTAGACCGATTCAATGGCAGGGTTATTTTCCCTTGGCTCAATGTAAGCGGAAAGGTGATAGCCTTTGGCGGTCGTCTGCTCGATTCAAGAACAAAGGGAATCAGCCAGAAGTATGTCAATTCGCCAGGTAGTGAGATTTACCAAAAAGACCACGCACTCTACGGAATATACCAAGCGAAGAAGGCTATTGCCAAGTTCGACCTTGTATATATGGTGGAAGGCTACACCGACGTGGTGTCTATGCACCAGTGTGGTATAGAGAACGTGGTGGCAAACAGCGGTACGGCACTTTCGGTTTTCCAAATAAAGCTGCTCCGCAGGTTTACTTCAAACATTGTGTTGCTATACGATGGCGACGAAGCAGGACAGCACGCAGCCTTGCGCGGTACGGATATGTTGCTGTCGGAAGGTATGAACGTGAAGGTATTGTTGCTGCCCGATGGGAAAGACCCTGACGAGTTGGCACGCAATCTGACTGCCGAAGCCTTCAGAAAGTATATTGAGGAGAACCAAACGGACTTTATTGTCTTCAAGATAAATGTGTTATTGAAAGGCGTAACCGACCCCGTGAAACGGTCGGAGGCGATAAACTCCATTGTGCAAAGCATTGCTGTGATTAAAGACCCGATACTGCGCGACACCTATTTGCGCGAGTGTGCGCACAGAACGGGAATGAAAGAGAACACGCTTATTGCACAGATGAACCGTTTCATCTATAACGACAAAGAGCAGCAACGCAAGGAGCAGGTGCGAGAAGCTGAGCAATCGGCGAGCGAACAGCAGGTATTGCGTCCAGCAACACCTATGCAGCAGGCATCGAAAGTAGAAACGATGTTGGTGCAAGCCATTGTGAAAGATGGCGAAAAGATTATCATTCGCGACGTGCAGGACGACGAAACTGGCGAGCGCATCAGCCTTAACGTGGCGCAATACATTGCCTACGACCTCGGCTTGGATAACCTTTCGTTCAGCAATCCGCTATCGGTTCAGATACTTACCGAAGCCATAGAGCACAGTGGCGAGGAAGGATTTAAGGCGGAGGAGTATTTTACGCACCATTCCGACATACTTGTTTCCACCTTGGCGGTAAAGTTGAGCGTAGACCGCTTTCAGTTATCAGAGAGTATGCAGATGAAGGAACGGGAGGTAGACCTTCGCGACCGCATCATGCACCTTATACTCGACTACCGTATGGACTACGTGGAACAACACCTGAAAGAGTTGCAGGCGAGCCTATCGACAGAGAGCGACCTGAACAAGACAATGGAAATAATGGGCGAAATAAAGAAGATGCAGGATATGCGCAACGTGCTTGCACGCAAATTGGGAAACGATATTGTGGTATGA
- a CDS encoding leucine-rich repeat domain-containing protein, translating into MKKQHILIFLIAVCAQLSAFASVLEKETLIKGTAKLNGTDIPIWFNITGEGVAEVGNGKNAAISQYSVGKLVIPASFTNAAENRQYKITKVGDFAFSLCDKLTEVVLEEGITEIGEQTFFGCNALLNIGYPASLTTIGRGAFRGCRNLKHTNLPANLATIGQETFAENQFADNKIVIPNKITTIPLASFESSKLQIVVLPPSLTSIEEDAFLHSEGCDFYMFDGTTAPTVNEKSVNQKGHWYVTNPEIYAANNFCKGLLPISAMIPQKEFIAEGVTYKVLKEGEYPGIFTASVHKKSDETTWSHTFNEFKENVFNDSFAGKWKPTFRVNGITPNFFAGEDIEKLHHIALPTNIEAAQAKNAFAQCKALVSLDLSKLKPLEKNESDELLSGLPENTVVYAPKGQTEEYRAYNTVLTADNGERRTSHFKINIDDNFNELAMKGNMNYYLPHKFMADKATFNRSSFQKKKKETIVLPFTAKPSGKAFAFNKMQGENGAKETIVFSIEEEMQANKPYIYISNGEEISANNVEVNPQIAGTTPSEVTNLYGVYKADYIKKLAKSLQLEGTIYIYSSAGNEGKGAFVRTGEYAKITPFHAFFHLNSKDSETKLDVSFEGEDPTGIETPSASKNDDDNSWFNLQGIKLNDKPKKGIYIHNGKKIMIQ; encoded by the coding sequence ATGAAAAAACAACATATATTAATATTTTTAATAGCAGTATGCGCACAGCTTTCTGCCTTTGCCTCTGTTTTAGAGAAAGAAACACTCATAAAAGGTACAGCCAAACTGAATGGAACAGATATTCCAATTTGGTTTAACATCACAGGAGAAGGCGTCGCAGAAGTTGGGAACGGCAAGAATGCAGCCATCAGTCAGTACTCTGTGGGAAAGCTTGTCATTCCTGCTTCGTTCACCAATGCTGCTGAAAACCGCCAGTACAAAATTACAAAGGTCGGGGATTTTGCGTTCAGTCTGTGCGACAAACTGACAGAAGTAGTACTTGAAGAAGGAATTACGGAGATAGGCGAACAGACTTTCTTCGGCTGCAACGCCCTGCTGAACATCGGCTATCCTGCCTCGCTGACAACCATAGGCAGAGGTGCTTTCAGAGGTTGCAGAAACCTCAAGCACACCAATCTGCCTGCAAACCTCGCCACAATCGGGCAGGAAACCTTTGCAGAAAACCAATTCGCTGACAACAAAATAGTTATCCCCAACAAGATAACAACCATTCCGCTTGCTTCTTTTGAAAGCAGTAAGCTGCAAATCGTGGTATTGCCACCTTCGCTGACAAGCATTGAAGAAGACGCTTTCCTACATTCTGAAGGTTGCGACTTCTATATGTTCGACGGAACAACAGCACCAACGGTAAACGAAAAGAGCGTCAATCAGAAAGGACATTGGTATGTCACAAACCCTGAAATCTACGCTGCAAACAATTTCTGCAAGGGTTTGCTGCCTATCAGTGCTATGATTCCACAGAAGGAATTCATCGCAGAAGGCGTTACCTACAAAGTTCTAAAAGAGGGAGAATACCCTGGCATCTTCACCGCTTCGGTTCATAAGAAAAGCGACGAAACAACTTGGAGCCACACTTTCAACGAATTTAAAGAGAACGTATTCAACGATTCTTTCGCAGGTAAGTGGAAACCAACATTCCGTGTAAACGGTATAACTCCAAACTTCTTTGCTGGCGAGGACATAGAAAAGCTACACCATATTGCCCTGCCAACAAACATAGAAGCGGCACAAGCCAAAAACGCATTTGCACAATGCAAGGCTCTCGTATCTCTCGACTTATCGAAGCTGAAACCATTGGAAAAGAACGAAAGCGACGAACTTTTAAGCGGACTGCCCGAAAACACTGTGGTATATGCGCCAAAAGGACAAACCGAGGAATATCGTGCTTACAACACTGTTCTCACAGCGGACAACGGAGAACGTCGTACAAGTCATTTCAAAATAAACATTGACGACAATTTCAACGAATTGGCAATGAAAGGAAATATGAACTACTACCTTCCTCATAAGTTCATGGCAGACAAAGCCACTTTCAATCGTTCTTCTTTCCAAAAGAAAAAGAAAGAAACAATCGTATTGCCGTTTACCGCCAAGCCAAGCGGAAAAGCCTTTGCGTTCAACAAGATGCAAGGAGAGAACGGTGCAAAAGAAACCATTGTATTCTCTATAGAAGAGGAAATGCAGGCAAACAAGCCCTATATATACATATCTAACGGAGAGGAAATCTCGGCTAACAATGTGGAAGTAAACCCACAAATAGCAGGAACAACACCATCGGAAGTCACAAATCTATATGGCGTCTACAAGGCTGATTACATTAAAAAGTTGGCAAAAAGCCTACAACTTGAGGGCACTATATATATTTACAGCTCTGCAGGAAACGAAGGAAAAGGGGCCTTCGTACGAACTGGCGAGTATGCTAAAATCACTCCTTTCCACGCTTTCTTCCACCTAAATAGCAAGGATTCGGAAACAAAGTTAGACGTTTCGTTCGAGGGAGAAGACCCAACAGGAATAGAGACCCCATCGGCAAGCAAGAACGATGACGACAACTCGTGGTTCAATCTGCAAGGAATAAAACTCAATGACAAACCAAAGAAGGGCATTTATATTCATAATGGCAAGAAAATAATGATACAATAA
- a CDS encoding DUF4468 domain-containing protein has product MKKLFLCAVMLLLAVGVNAQIMRAEELEKYAKRRYGAKWTDAAKNLAGQLQLDKNNALTYTQVIEAPNKTKTQLYVILNYWYTNTFGSGNSIIQLNDRDAGVIIAKSNVDAIASHTGGLNSYTIHLTSIIKTDIKDGKVRVTYTVPFYDVDVMYGVGILGAQEGTIAPIVQEKWLLENCYPFAKRDSHKKTSAKALIMAHAYSNVIIDKIEEAVKNGVVGNETEDW; this is encoded by the coding sequence ATGAAAAAACTATTTTTGTGTGCCGTAATGCTCTTATTGGCAGTCGGTGTAAATGCCCAAATCATGAGGGCGGAAGAGTTAGAAAAGTACGCTAAAAGAAGGTATGGTGCGAAATGGACTGATGCAGCGAAGAATCTTGCTGGTCAGTTGCAATTAGACAAGAACAATGCGCTGACCTATACACAGGTTATCGAGGCACCAAACAAAACGAAAACACAACTTTATGTAATTCTCAACTATTGGTACACCAATACTTTTGGAAGTGGTAACTCTATTATTCAGCTGAATGACAGAGATGCAGGCGTGATTATTGCTAAAAGCAATGTAGATGCCATTGCTTCTCATACAGGCGGACTAAACTCATACACGATACATCTTACATCAATCATCAAGACCGATATAAAAGATGGTAAGGTCAGAGTTACATACACCGTGCCATTCTACGATGTAGATGTAATGTATGGGGTCGGTATTTTGGGCGCACAGGAAGGTACAATTGCACCAATAGTACAAGAAAAGTGGCTCTTGGAAAATTGCTATCCGTTTGCAAAAAGAGACAGCCATAAGAAAACCTCTGCGAAAGCCCTTATAATGGCTCATGCATATTCTAACGTTATAATAGATAAGATAGAAGAAGCTGTTAAGAATGGAGTGGTTGGCAATGAAACCGAAGATTGGTAA
- a CDS encoding ion transporter, producing MNRQKIANIIDRQSHTDWICTAYDWFMVLAILVSLLPLMFMKSHKAFWYTELGSTLVFIIDYLLRWGTADIRSNNRKTAFLTYPFSFMAIIDLLSILPAVTLLNPAFKLFRFVRLLRLTRVLKIFGISSKMRLFLSILYKERQVLSSVLVLALIYIFVTALILFNVEPHVNPYTHQHTFHSFFDALYWATVTLTTVGYGDMCPVTDVGRFVSMLSSLFGVAVIALPSGVITARYLDELRKGRGRH from the coding sequence ATGAATAGACAGAAGATAGCAAACATTATTGACCGACAATCGCATACCGACTGGATATGCACGGCTTACGACTGGTTTATGGTTCTTGCCATTCTCGTAAGCCTCCTGCCGCTTATGTTCATGAAGTCGCACAAGGCGTTTTGGTACACGGAACTCGGCTCTACGCTCGTGTTCATCATCGACTACCTGCTGAGGTGGGGTACGGCTGACATTAGGAGCAACAATCGCAAGACGGCGTTCCTTACCTATCCGTTTTCTTTTATGGCAATCATAGACCTGCTGTCCATCTTGCCTGCCGTTACGCTGCTCAACCCAGCCTTCAAGCTGTTCCGCTTCGTGCGCCTGCTGAGGCTGACAAGGGTGCTGAAGATATTTGGCATATCGAGCAAGATGCGCCTGTTCCTGTCCATACTCTACAAGGAGCGTCAGGTGCTGTCCTCCGTTTTGGTATTGGCACTGATTTACATTTTTGTAACGGCACTCATACTGTTCAATGTCGAGCCGCACGTAAATCCATATACCCATCAGCATACGTTCCATTCCTTTTTCGATGCCCTGTATTGGGCAACCGTAACGCTCACCACCGTCGGCTATGGCGACATGTGTCCCGTTACCGACGTCGGCCGCTTCGTAAGTATGCTCTCCTCGCTGTTTGGCGTTGCCGTAATCGCACTGCCTTCCGGCGTGATAACCGCCCGTTATCTCGATGAACTGCGGAAGGGGAGGGGGAGGCATTGA